From one Ammospiza nelsoni isolate bAmmNel1 chromosome 14, bAmmNel1.pri, whole genome shotgun sequence genomic stretch:
- the PSMA4 gene encoding proteasome subunit alpha type-4 isoform X1, which translates to MSRRYDSRTTIFSPEGRLYQVEYAMEAIGHAGTCLGILANDGVLLAAERRNIHKLLDEVFFSEKIYKLNEDMACSVAGITSDANVLTNELRLIAQRYLLQYQEPIPCEQLVTALCDIKQAYTQFGGKRPFGVSLLYIGWDKHYGFQLYQSDPSGNYGGWKATCIGNNSAAAVSMLKQDYKEGEMTLKTALALAIKVLNKTMDVSKLSAEKVEIATLTRENGKTVIRVLKQKEVEQLIKQHEEEEAKAEREKKEKEQKEKDK; encoded by the exons ATG TCTCGAAGATATGACTCCAGAACTACCATATTTTCTCCGGAAG GTCGCCTGTACCAGGTTGAGTATGCCATGGAGGCCATTGGCCATGCAGGCACCTGCCTGGGGATTCTAGCAAACGATGGagtcctgctggcagcagagcgGCGCAACATTCACAAGCTTCTGGATGAAGTGTTTTTCTCAGAGAAGATATACAAACTTAATGA GGATATGGCATGCAGCGTGGCAGGAATAACTTCAGATGCCAATGTTCTAACAAATGAGCTGAGACTGATTGCACAGAG GTATTTGTTACAGTATCAAGAGCCCATTCCTTGTGAACAACTAGTAACAGCACTGTGTGATATCAAGCAGGCTTACACACAGTTTGGAG GAAAACGTCCTTTTGGTGTTTCATTGCTCTATATTGGCTGGGATAAGCATTATGGATTTCAGCTGTACCAAAGTGATCCTAGTGGAAATTATGGAGGGTGGAAAGCCACATGCATTGGGAATAATAGTGCT GCAGCTGTGTCAATGCTGAAGCAAGACTACAAAGAAGGGGAAATGACCTTAAAAACTGCCCTGGCATTGGCCATTAAGGTTCTAAACAAGACCATGGATGTCAGCAAGCTCTCTGCTGAGAAAG TTGAAATTGCAACACTGACAAGAGAGAACGGAAAGACAGTAATAAGGGTTCTGAAGCAAAAGGAGGTGGAACAATTGATAAAACAacatgaggaggaggaagcaaaAGCTGAACgtgaaaagaaggagaaagaacaaaaagagaAGGATAAATAG
- the HYKK gene encoding hydroxylysine kinase isoform X1, with product MLNEFLFCGTLPLILSRVTGQILLLVQQCLMLFYPSSKARIEDRLIRDSATLLLRESFLTINNTRDTMSSGNDCQPQTLTKPTFDERGAAELVDRVFGLKVSWISSLPSYDDQNFHVRVSAGGADEYVLKITNSEDSQEPELIEVQTQAMMFLNAQGFPSATPYLTKDGQIMSLESGGTGLGSKKYMVRLLTYLPGTPVAKITTNAQILYEIGRLAASVDKVLSEKFQHPSVKSLHRGQFIWNLANVPLLDQYIYALGQNKYRAVVEQVIEQFKGKVIPKLSSFRACINHGDLNDHNILVDSCSASLENPQYRVSGILDFSDMSYGCYVFEVAIAIMYMMIESPDPLSVGGHVLAGFESILPLTAEERGALFLLVSGRFAQSLVIAAHTALLYPENKAYLTITAKTGWKHLMTMFEVGQEAVEKKWFETAQAYTHHAPAP from the exons ATGCTGAACGAGTTCCTGTTCTGTGGTACACTTCCATTGATTCTATCCAGAGTGACTGGGCAGATCCTACTTCTTGTACAACAGTGTCTAATGCTATTTTATCCCAGCTCAAAG GCACGAATTGAAGACCGCCTGATCAGGGATTCAGCAACTCTGCTCCTGAGGGAGTCATTCCTAACCATCAACAATACCAG AGACACAATGTCTTCTGGAAATGACTGTCAGCCCCAGACCTTGACCAAGCCCACGTTTGATGAGAGAGGGGCAGCTGAATTGGTTGACAGGGTGTTTGGCTTGAAGGTATCTTGGATCAGCTCACTCCCCAGCTATGACGATCAGAACTTCCACGTGCGTGTCTCAGCTGGAGGTGCTGATGAGTATGTCCTCAAAATCACCAATTCAGAAGACAGCCAGGAGCCTGAGCTCATTGAAGTGCAGACCCAGGCCATGATGTTTCTCAATGCTCAAGGCTTCCCTTCAGCTACTCCTTATCTGACAAAAGATGGTCAAATAATGTCTCTGGAATCGGGAG GTACTGGACTTGGGAGCAAGAAGTACATGGTCAGACTGCTGACTTACCTGCCAGGCACACCAGTAGCAAAAATCACTACCAATGCTCAGATTCTGTATGAGATTGGGAGGCTTGCTGCCAGTGTGGATAAAGTGCTCTCAGAG aaattcCAGCATCCATCAGTAAAAAGTCTGCATCGAGGTCAGTTCATTTGGAATCTGGCAAATGTTCCTCTTCTAGATCAGTACATTTATGCCCTGGGCCAGAACAAATACCGTGCAGTGGTGGAGCAAGTTATTGAGCAGTTCAAAGGCAAAGTAATACCCAAGCTCAGCAGTTTCCGAGCAT GTATCAATCATGGAGACCTTAATGACCACAACATTCTAGTAGACTCCTGTTCTGCTTCCCTGGAGAATCCCCAGTACAGAGTGTCTGGCATCCTGGACTTCAGCGACATGAGTTATGGTTGTTACGTGTTTGAGGTTGCAATAGCCATCATGTACATGATGATTGAGAGCCCAGACCCTCTGAGTGTTGGGGGACATGTTCTCGCAGGGTTTGAAAGCATCCTGCCGCTCACTGCTGAGGAGAGAGGTGCCCTCTTTCTCCTGGTGAGTGGGAGGTTTGCACAGTCCCTCGTCATCGCTGCCCACACAGCTCTTCTGTACCCAGAGAACAAGGCGTACCTCACAATCACGGCAAAAACTGGCTGGAAACACTTAATGACAATGTTCGAGGTGGGCCAGGAAGCTGTGGAGAAGAAGTGGTTTGAGACTGCCCAGGCGTACACGCACCACGCACCTGCCCCGTAG
- the HYKK gene encoding hydroxylysine kinase isoform X2: protein MSSGNDCQPQTLTKPTFDERGAAELVDRVFGLKVSWISSLPSYDDQNFHVRVSAGGADEYVLKITNSEDSQEPELIEVQTQAMMFLNAQGFPSATPYLTKDGQIMSLESGGTGLGSKKYMVRLLTYLPGTPVAKITTNAQILYEIGRLAASVDKVLSEKFQHPSVKSLHRGQFIWNLANVPLLDQYIYALGQNKYRAVVEQVIEQFKGKVIPKLSSFRACINHGDLNDHNILVDSCSASLENPQYRVSGILDFSDMSYGCYVFEVAIAIMYMMIESPDPLSVGGHVLAGFESILPLTAEERGALFLLVSGRFAQSLVIAAHTALLYPENKAYLTITAKTGWKHLMTMFEVGQEAVEKKWFETAQAYTHHAPAP, encoded by the exons ATGTCTTCTGGAAATGACTGTCAGCCCCAGACCTTGACCAAGCCCACGTTTGATGAGAGAGGGGCAGCTGAATTGGTTGACAGGGTGTTTGGCTTGAAGGTATCTTGGATCAGCTCACTCCCCAGCTATGACGATCAGAACTTCCACGTGCGTGTCTCAGCTGGAGGTGCTGATGAGTATGTCCTCAAAATCACCAATTCAGAAGACAGCCAGGAGCCTGAGCTCATTGAAGTGCAGACCCAGGCCATGATGTTTCTCAATGCTCAAGGCTTCCCTTCAGCTACTCCTTATCTGACAAAAGATGGTCAAATAATGTCTCTGGAATCGGGAG GTACTGGACTTGGGAGCAAGAAGTACATGGTCAGACTGCTGACTTACCTGCCAGGCACACCAGTAGCAAAAATCACTACCAATGCTCAGATTCTGTATGAGATTGGGAGGCTTGCTGCCAGTGTGGATAAAGTGCTCTCAGAG aaattcCAGCATCCATCAGTAAAAAGTCTGCATCGAGGTCAGTTCATTTGGAATCTGGCAAATGTTCCTCTTCTAGATCAGTACATTTATGCCCTGGGCCAGAACAAATACCGTGCAGTGGTGGAGCAAGTTATTGAGCAGTTCAAAGGCAAAGTAATACCCAAGCTCAGCAGTTTCCGAGCAT GTATCAATCATGGAGACCTTAATGACCACAACATTCTAGTAGACTCCTGTTCTGCTTCCCTGGAGAATCCCCAGTACAGAGTGTCTGGCATCCTGGACTTCAGCGACATGAGTTATGGTTGTTACGTGTTTGAGGTTGCAATAGCCATCATGTACATGATGATTGAGAGCCCAGACCCTCTGAGTGTTGGGGGACATGTTCTCGCAGGGTTTGAAAGCATCCTGCCGCTCACTGCTGAGGAGAGAGGTGCCCTCTTTCTCCTGGTGAGTGGGAGGTTTGCACAGTCCCTCGTCATCGCTGCCCACACAGCTCTTCTGTACCCAGAGAACAAGGCGTACCTCACAATCACGGCAAAAACTGGCTGGAAACACTTAATGACAATGTTCGAGGTGGGCCAGGAAGCTGTGGAGAAGAAGTGGTTTGAGACTGCCCAGGCGTACACGCACCACGCACCTGCCCCGTAG
- the PSMA4 gene encoding proteasome subunit alpha type-4 isoform X2, giving the protein MACSVAGITSDANVLTNELRLIAQRYLLQYQEPIPCEQLVTALCDIKQAYTQFGGKRPFGVSLLYIGWDKHYGFQLYQSDPSGNYGGWKATCIGNNSAAAVSMLKQDYKEGEMTLKTALALAIKVLNKTMDVSKLSAEKVEIATLTRENGKTVIRVLKQKEVEQLIKQHEEEEAKAEREKKEKEQKEKDK; this is encoded by the exons ATGGCATGCAGCGTGGCAGGAATAACTTCAGATGCCAATGTTCTAACAAATGAGCTGAGACTGATTGCACAGAG GTATTTGTTACAGTATCAAGAGCCCATTCCTTGTGAACAACTAGTAACAGCACTGTGTGATATCAAGCAGGCTTACACACAGTTTGGAG GAAAACGTCCTTTTGGTGTTTCATTGCTCTATATTGGCTGGGATAAGCATTATGGATTTCAGCTGTACCAAAGTGATCCTAGTGGAAATTATGGAGGGTGGAAAGCCACATGCATTGGGAATAATAGTGCT GCAGCTGTGTCAATGCTGAAGCAAGACTACAAAGAAGGGGAAATGACCTTAAAAACTGCCCTGGCATTGGCCATTAAGGTTCTAAACAAGACCATGGATGTCAGCAAGCTCTCTGCTGAGAAAG TTGAAATTGCAACACTGACAAGAGAGAACGGAAAGACAGTAATAAGGGTTCTGAAGCAAAAGGAGGTGGAACAATTGATAAAACAacatgaggaggaggaagcaaaAGCTGAACgtgaaaagaaggagaaagaacaaaaagagaAGGATAAATAG